The nucleotide sequence GCCGGGATTCCCGCGGGCACCGACAGGACGCTCACGGTGTCGGCCTACGCGGCGAACAACGGGCTCGAGTACCAGGGCCAGGCGACGGGCGTCACCATCGTCGGGGACGAGACGGCGCTGGTGGCCGTCACGCTGCATGACATGACGTTCGGCCACCACGACGACAATGACGTGCCCATCATCGACGCGGTGTCGGTGTCGTCGAACACGGTGGTGGCCGGGGAGCAGCTCTCGCTCGGCGCCACGGCGCATGACCCGGTGCCGAACGACTTGCTGTCGTACTCGTGGAGCGCCACGGCGGGACAGCTGAGCAGCACCACGGTGGCGAACCCCACGTGGACGGCGCCGGCGTCGCCGCAGACGGTGACGCTCACGCTGACGGTGCGCGACCAGCGCAACGGCGTCAGCACGGCTCGCCTCACGGTGGAGGTCATCGCGGCGCCGGTGGCGGGCGGGAGCGCGGAGGTCCGCGTGAGCTTCAACAGGCCGCCGCTGGTGCTCTATGTGCACGCGAGCGAGGGCCGCGTGGTGCTCGGACAGAGCACGGCCGTCATCGCGAACGTGGTCGACCAGGAGCGCGATGCGGTGACGTACCAGTGGACCGCGTCCTGCCCTGGCACGTTCAGCACGCCGACCGGGCAGTCGTCGAACTTCACCCCGACGGCCGTCCCGTCCGGCGCGTGCAACAACTGCAGCGTCACCATGACGGCTCGGGACAGCCGCGGCGGCGTCCGCTCCGGCTCGGTGAAGCTCTGCGTCGTCTCCACGCCCGCGCCGTGACTCCGGGCGCTCGCGGTTGAGAGGCTTCGCGGGGGGCTCGATTCCGCCACCGCCTCCGCGCATGCCTTCAGCGGATGAGCGGGGTGGTGCGCTCCGAGCCGGTCCTGGAGACGCGGCGGGTCTCCCGGCCGTTGAAGTCCACGGCCTCGCCTTCGCCCACCAGCGTGCGGATGGTGATGCGCGACAGGCACTGGCTGTCGTCCACGGTGTGCGTCACCACGTAGCGCGGCACGCTGGAGGCGGGCTCCCCCAGGCGCAGGCGCATCTCCCGCAGGGCGTCGATGTAGCCCGCCAGCGGCTCCATCCTCGCGAGCGCGCGCCGCAGCACCTTGTCCGAGCGCTTGCTCATCACGCGATCCCACACCAGGTATCCCGCGCCGAGCGTGGCGGAGCTGGTGAAGAACATCACGAAGTTGAGCATCCCCCCGAGCAGCCGGTTGCGGGTGAAGCCCTGCTCGCCCGTCGCCTCGGTGAGGATGTCCTTGAGCGTCTCCACCGCGGACTGGTTCGCCATCCCCAGCCACTCGCGCGCGTCCTTCGGGCTGCCCAGCAGCAACCGACACAGGCCCAGGTGCAGCGAGATGAGCGAGACGCGGGCCGTGTCGCGCTCGGCGCCCAGCG is from Myxococcus fulvus and encodes:
- a CDS encoding Ig-like domain-containing protein, coding for MRMSKSVCVVGFLLAMVVGCGSGTQSGAVQVVIGEQEAAATEASVVRIQVVVSGADFADIQQDLVKTGSVWGGTIAGIPAGTDRTLTVSAYAANNGLEYQGQATGVTIVGDETALVAVTLHDMTFGHHDDNDVPIIDAVSVSSNTVVAGEQLSLGATAHDPVPNDLLSYSWSATAGQLSSTTVANPTWTAPASPQTVTLTLTVRDQRNGVSTARLTVEVIAAPVAGGSAEVRVSFNRPPLVLYVHASEGRVVLGQSTAVIANVVDQERDAVTYQWTASCPGTFSTPTGQSSNFTPTAVPSGACNNCSVTMTARDSRGGVRSGSVKLCVVSTPAP